A genomic segment from Nymphalis io chromosome 15, ilAglIoxx1.1, whole genome shotgun sequence encodes:
- the LOC126773707 gene encoding uncharacterized protein LOC126773707: MWVSVESGGAVRAAPCARGKHSATLLGGYVYVLGGRGAGGSVPLRDFWRYCLASSRWERLEAHGEPPPSLQEHTATTHGNKLYVFGGEAGALSNETPLWIYDTEIETWRKLPGQSGYSTLRRRGAKETRAATCGPRGRRGHSAHTLKDCLLIYGGYKDLRGSTNELWAFHYESESWHQVRTSSAGPARHRHAAALHDNRLYVHGGQCDLRDCADLWHYDTMSRVWTAVRVSGKQAPSARSGHAGLRAGAHLYIFGGEAHGHPTNELWRFHFATETWERIMQSVKWPSARVDGRALLVGGAAGRVRSAPLAPRAAAPRAAAPRAAAPHAAPAPAGFLREISKLSSFHIRRAARCSYTVLAGGRDSTESLVRTERSSLSKSRSAYVIDERQPADGGESPREEPLRCEVSRDPISVPDFADMVLPTPVLSPVEAARLVYFDSEEEEDMRRELAELERSRPRAGVTISKSASVRFQRGPVVNTELATEDEAELSTSDYASAERVNGVSGASSGFSNPHYLGPDIGKLGSALTPDSGVGPGDIELQDLGERRARSVPRNGERQLHLLLVGGKEPPHLALLQSPLSMWSYRLL, from the exons ATGTGGGTGTCGGTGGAGAGTGGCGGCGCAGTGCGCGCGGCGCCGTGTGCACGCGGGAAGCACTCCGCGACGCTGCTGGGCGGGTACGTGTACGTGCTgggcgggcgcggcgcgggcggctCCGTGCCACTCAGGGACTTTTGGAGGTATTGTCTTG CAAGCAGCCGGTGGGAGCGGTTGGAGGCGCACGGGGAGCCACCGCCCTCACTGCAGGAACACACCGCCACCACGCACGGCAACAAGCTCTACGTGTTTGGTGGCGAGGCCGGTGCGCTCTCCAACGAAACGCCACTCTGGATATATGACACTGAG ATAGAAACGTGGCGTAAGCTGCCCGGACAGTCCGGCTACTCGACGCTGCGTCGGCGCGGAGCGAAAGAGACGCGCGCAGCCACGTGCGGCCCGCGCGGGCGACGCGGACACTCCGCCCACACGCTTAAAGATTGCCTCCTTATATACGGAGGATACAAAGATTTAAGAGGATCTACCAATGAGCTTTGGGCATTCCACTACG AGTCGGAGTCGTGGCACCAAGTGCGCACGAGCAGCGCGGGCCCGGCGCGGCACCGGCACGCCGCGGCGCTGCACGACAACCGGCTGTACGTGCACGGCGGGCAGTGCGACCTGCGCGACTGCGCCGACCTCTGGCACTACGACACCA tgTCCCGCGTGTGGACGGCGGTGCGGGTGAGCGGCAAGCAGGCGCCCAGCGCACGCAGCGGACACGCGGGCTTGCGTGCCGGGGCACATCTCTACATCTTCGGGGGAGAAGCACACGGGCACCCCACCAACGAGCTCTGGAGGTTTCACTTCG CGACGGAGACCTGGGAGCGTATAATGCAGAGTGTGAAGTGGCCGTCGGCGCGCGTGGACGGGCGCGCGCTGCTGGTGGGCGGCGCGGCCGGCCGCGTGCGCAGCGCGCCTCTCGccccgcgcgccgccgccccgcgcgccgccgccccgcgcgccgccgccccgcACGcggcgcccgcgcccgccggcTTCCTGCGCGAGATATCCAAGCTGTCGAGCTTCCACATCCGGCGCGCCGCGCGCTGTTCCTACACCGTGCTGGCCGGTGGGCGCGACTCCACGGAGAGCCTGGTGCGTACGGAGCGCTCGTCGCTGAGCAAGTCCCGCTCGGCATACGTCATCGACGAGCGGCAGCCGGCCGACGGCGGTGAGAGCCCGCGCGAGGAGCCCCTTCGCTGCGAGGTGTCCCGCGACCCAATTTCGGTGCCGGACTTCGCAGACATGGTGCTGCCGACGCCGGTGCTGTCGCCGGTCGAGGCGGCCCGTCTCGTGTACTTCGACTCCGAGGAGGAGGAGGACATGAGGCGGGAGCTGGCGGAGCTCGAGCGCAGTCGGCCGAGGGCCGGCGTCACGATATCGAAGTCGGCGTCGGTCCGGTTCCAGAGGGGTCCGGTCGTCAACACCGAGCTGGCGACGGAGGACGAGGCCGAGCTGTCGACATCGGACTACGCGAGCGCGGAGAGAGTGAACGGCGTCTCCGGGGCGTCCTCCGGCTTCAGCAACCCTCATTATCTAGGGCCGGACATCGGAAAGCTCGGTTCGGCTCTGACGCCAGACTCCGGTGTAGGACCCGGAGACATAGAGCTCCAGGACCTTGGCGAGAGACGCGCGAGAAGCGTGCCGAGAAATGGGGAGAGACAGCTGCATTTGTTGCTAGTGGGAGGTAAGGAGCCGCCACACCTCGCACTGCTGCAGAGCCCGCTCTCCATGTGGAGCTACAGACTACTGTAA